One region of Culex pipiens pallens isolate TS chromosome 2, TS_CPP_V2, whole genome shotgun sequence genomic DNA includes:
- the LOC120423670 gene encoding male-specific lethal 1 homolog, whose protein sequence is MMMENLDHVYCNTASTDVGGKDSSDQMSLFKEVKQLQSILLLHLDLIQEQSDQILAKDKLIIKLKDENEMLKHQLELVNKRMQQMKQQQQQQQQQQQQQRENNIPIRSVAVEKVYEFNSRLIPSIDPAPLREAIPEVTSTVRNIKKENISSEYDHFDSIDFGGELESEIKIENNEIEEEIFLNYSKSDDESVPSSDVPLMESRPVVELRPSSASTPVDFGASISQPLEIPASDSEYNNNVNIQFDAVDDQPDLKDLINLHDGVSKASNYNPICSSGNSSDGSLIKKSCKTLFMITKKPYITCNWKDEAITNDIERILENEAAELEVPCWTVIDDNNDSASNSSELLTENISDEVYMKRHAKFELDERRRKKWDVQRIREQKTIERLKKRHLKTDPDSEQKNIVSFYPLVDSIKYVQVTDEIPVQAFGELIPILPTSSFSLPWMAASLDATDNIPPTEFGPGPLFSAATGVPATATTSAASQPVKTKFLHRLAPNLVTQKQRFTKRIKKET, encoded by the coding sequence ATGATGATGGAAAACTTGGACCACGTCTACTGCAACACGGCGTCCACCGATGTTGGTGGGAAGGACTCTTCCGACCAGATGAGTTTATTTAAGGAGGTTAAGCAGCTTCAGTCCATTCTGCTGCTGCATTTGGACCTCATCCAGGAGCAGAGCGATCAGATTCTGGCCAAAGACAAGTTGATTATCAAGCTGAAGGATGAGAATGAAATGCTCAAGCATCAGCTGGAACTAGTCAACAAACGGATGCAGCAGAtgaagcagcagcaacagcaacaacaacaacaacagcagcagcaacgagaaaataacattccaataagAAGTGTGGCGGTGGAAAAAGTGTACGAATTTAACAGCCGGCTTATTCCGAGCATCGATCCGGCACCATTGCGTGAAGCTATTCCGGAGGTTACCAGCACCGTGAGGAACATCAAGAAGGAAAACATCTCTAGCGAGTATGACCACTTTGATTCAATTGATTTTGGCGGTGAACTTGAGTctgaaatcaaaattgaaaacaatgaaATCGAGGAGGAAATTTTTCTCAACTATTCCAAGTCGGACGACGAATCGGTTCCGTCGAGTGACGTTCCGTTGATGGAGAGCCGGCCGGTCGTGGAATTGCGTCCGTCGAGTGCTAGTACGCCGGTTGATTTTGGAGCCAGCATTTCGCAACCGCTGGAAATCCCGGCAAGCGACTCTGAGTACAACAACAATGTAAACATCCAGTTTGACGCCGTCGACGATCAGCCGGACTTGAAGGATCTAATCAATTTGCATGATGGTGTTTCAAAAGCAAGCAACTACAATCCGATTTGTTCGTCGGGGAACTCTTCCGATGGCAGTTTGATAAAGAAGTCCTGTAAGACACTGTTTATGATCACAAAGAAGCCGTACATAACCTGCAACTGGAAGGACGAAGCCATTACGAACGACATCGAGCGGATATTGGAGAACGAAGCTGCGGAGCTGGAAGTTCCCTGCTGGACTGTGATCGACGACAACAACGACAGTGCTTCCAACTCCAGTGAGTTGCTAACGGAGAACATTAGTGATGAGGTGTACATGAAGCGACACGCAAAATTCGAGCTGGACGAGAGACGACGCAAAAAGTGGGACGTCCAGCGCATTCGTGAGCAGAAAACGATAGAACGCTTGAAGAAGCGTCACCTCAAAACCGACCCCGACAGCGAGCAGAAGAACATCGTTTCGTTCTATCCGCTGGTCGATTCCATCAAGTACGTCCAGGTGACGGACGAAATTCCGGTGCAGGCGTTCGGTGAGCTGATTCCGATCCTGCCGACGAGCAGTTTCAGCCTGCCGTGGATGGCGGCCAGCCTGGACGCCACGGACAACATTCCGCCGACCGAGTTCGGACCAGGGCCACTGTTCAGTGCGGCAACCGGAGTTCCGGCGACGGCAACGACGTCCGCAGCTTCGCAGCCAGTCAAAACTAAATTCCTGCACCGGTTGGCCCCCAATCTGGTCACCCAAAAGCAGCGATTCACCAAGCGCATCAAGAAGGAGACATGA